The sequence below is a genomic window from Streptomyces sp. V1I1.
GCGGACTGCGCCATGATCCGGTTGCCGGCCTGCATGAACCGCTCGGTTGTCTTCCTGCCCTCCAGCCGCGCGCCCGCGGTCTGCAGATTGGTGTTCGCATAGCCCGGATGGGCGGCGGCCGCGACGACGTCGGAGCCCGCCGCACCCAGCCGCCTGGCCAGCTCGTGCACAAAGAGCAGGTTCGCCGTCTTGGAGCGGGAGTAGGCGACCCAACGGCGGTAGCGACGCTCACTGTTGAGATCGCCCATGTCGATATTGGCCAGGGCGTGCATAAAGCTGGACACGACCACCACCCGCGCGCCCGGGGTGTCGAGCAGCTTCGGCAGCAGCAGCACGGTCAGCGCGAAATGCCCGAGGTGGTTGACGCCGAACTGCGTCTCGAAGCCGTCGGCAGTCCTTCCGTACGGCAGGGCCATCACACCGGCGTTGTTGATCAGCAGGTCGAGGCGCTCGTACGGGTAGCTCGCCGCGAACTCCCGTACGGAGGAC
It includes:
- a CDS encoding oxidoreductase is translated as MSGWNAGDIPDQGGRTAVVTGANSGIGLVTAQELARRGARVILACRSEARGKQAQEYIARQVPGADVQFRPLDLAELSSVREFAASYPYERLDLLINNAGVMALPYGRTADGFETQFGVNHLGHFALTVLLLPKLLDTPGARVVVVSSFMHALANIDMGDLNSERRYRRWVAYSRSKTANLLFVHELARRLGAAGSDVVAAAAHPGYANTNLQTAGARLEGRKTTERFMQAGNRIMAQSAESGALPTLYAATAPGVRPDSFTGPRLGWRGAPAPSQRAKWTRNDTAGERLWVASEQLTSVTYEGLKA